A section of the Oncorhynchus nerka isolate Pitt River linkage group LG3, Oner_Uvic_2.0, whole genome shotgun sequence genome encodes:
- the yrdc gene encoding yrdC domain-containing protein, mitochondrial has translation MRVIVLRALPGRRSMLFHQPTQHVASTLFMNTFFKFRSYFMILRRVYKSALATRDGRARCKELMTKMLRLSPQSVMNGPSAQCEERLQDGAEILNSTVAALKDGQVVAVPTDTIYGLACLAQNSNAIKKVYDIKGRKGQKPLAICVGEIKDIYKYCKVSVKEELIGELLPGPVTLVLERAEVLNTDLNPFTPLVGVRIPDHAFMRRLCQMCGEPLALTSANISSHSSTVAVHEFQDLWPRLAVVVDGGPIGDKSRLGSTVVDLSVLGKYRIIRPGCAFSSTVEVLEHKYGLSEDTGDQ, from the exons ATGCGTGTCATTGTTTTGAGGGCGTTACCCGGAAGACGATCAATGTTATTTCATCAGCCGACTCAGCATGTAGCGTCAACACTTTTTATGAATACCTTTTTTAAGTTTAGGTCTTACTTCATGATATTAAGACGCGTTTATAAGTCAGCCTTAGCGACCCGAGACGGAAGAGCTAGGTGCAAAGAACTGATGACTAAAATGCTGCGCTTGTCGCCGCAGTCCGTCATGAATGGACCATCTGCCCAGTGTGAGGAAAGATTACAAG ATGGTGCTGAAATCCTGAATTCAACAGTGGCGGCTCTAAAGGATGGGCAAGTTGTGGCTGTGCCAACGGACACAATATACGGGCTGGCTTGCTTGGCTCAGAATTCCAATGCCATCAAAAAGGTGTATGACATCAAAGGACGTAAGGGTCAGAAACCACTGGCCATTTGTGTTGGAGAAATCAAAGACATTTACAA GTACTGTAAGGTGTCAGTCAAGGAAGAGCTGATAGGGGAACTGTTGCCTGGCCCTGTCACTCTAGTTCTGGAACGAGCTGAAGTACTCAACACTGACCTCAATCCATTCACTCCG TTAGTAGGAGTGCGCATCCCGGACCATGCCTTCATGAGACGCCTCTGCCAGATGTGTGGGGAACCTCTTGCCCTCACCAGCGCCAACATCAGCTCACACTCCAGCACTGTGGCTGTACAT GAGTTCCAGGATTTGTGGCCCCGGTTAGCAGTGGTGGTGGATGGCGGACCAATAGGAGACAAGAGTCGCTTGGGGTCAACAGTGGTCGACCTATCGGTGCTCGGCAAATACCGCATCATCAGACCTGGCTG TGCCTTCTCTTCCACAGTTGAAGTGCTGGAGCACAAATATGGACTGTCAGAAGACACAGGGGATCAGTGA